One segment of Salvia splendens isolate huo1 chromosome 20, SspV2, whole genome shotgun sequence DNA contains the following:
- the LOC121781768 gene encoding exocyst complex component EXO70B1-like — MDSDRGKPESSDNPKPENDSEEGKAETNGAESKSTDEEKPAETADEENKEGGEGVEAVESEAKEGEEDPPPPPSALNIDKLSQEVDGYLASLSAPKPESGGESSIPQDVPNFVKQFSLMVEARVADYDSSGDESVKWGSVPEEEASSFLDAITRLSSLSMALLSYSAQPNIARSINRISAVIERAMSYVEEEFKDLLEESRFPDTNPPQNGDEGATGEVAPPPEEEVAPEQTPPPSKEDNSFPGYEDGVLSNLIRLSKVMTAVGYDTESREAYFVARRGALDAALHKLGFEKHSIDDVHKMQWEILEREIISWIGIFKHCPSLLASEGSLTRAVFPDSPAILGHLHLALTQCVSATVLNFAGAVALTKSSSEKLFKFLDMYEALRDVIPTLGGEDVPEDWRNDLNTESNIIRCRLGEAIISMFSELETSIRTDAGRTPVPGGAIHPLTRYTMNYMKLACEYKETLEHIFKERHHGEESESKPGSNSSQFAAHMIKIMELLDENMEAKSKLYKDHALGAIFLMNNGRYVLQKVRGSNEISSLIGDVYSRKKSSDLRQYHKVYQRETWGKLLSYLHPDGLTSHGKVSKPVLKERFKNFNAMFDEISRTQTTWVVCDEQLQSELRVSISNMVVPAYRSFVGRYSQVFTAGRQTEKYVKYQGEDVENSIEELFDGKK, encoded by the coding sequence ATGGATTCCGACAGAGGCAAACCCGAATCTTCCGACAATCCTAAGCCTGAAAACGACAGCGAAGAAGGCAAAGCTGAAACCAACGGCGCAGAATCAAAATCCACCGACGAAGAAAAGCCGGCGGAAACAGCCGATGAAGAGAACAAGGAGGGCGGCGAAGGGGTCGAGGCGGTTGAATCAGAAGCtaaagaaggagaagaagatccaCCGCCGCCTCCTTCCGCTCTCAACATCGACAAGCTCTCTCAAGAAGTCGATGGATATCTCGCCTCGTTGTCTGCTCCGAAACCGGAAAGCGGCGGCGAATCATCTATACCTCAAGATGTGCCCAATTTTGTGAAGCAGTTTTCGCTCATGGTGGAGGCCAGAGTGGCCGATTACGACTCCTCCGGCGACGAGAGCGTCAAATGGGGCTCTGTGCCGGAGGAGGAGGCGTCGTCGTTCCTCGACGCCATCACGCgcctctcctccctctccatGGCCCTCTTGTCGTACTCCGCGCAGCCCAACATCGCCCGCTCGATAAATCGCATTAGCGCTGTGATCGAGCGGGCAATGTCGTACGTGGAGGAGGAGTTCAAGGACCTTCTGGAAGAGTCTAGGTTCCCTGACACCAATCCTCCACAAAATGGAGACGAGGGCGCGACAGGGGAAGTCGCGCCCCCACCAGAGGAGGAGGTGGCGCCTGAGCAGACGCCACCTCCTTCCAAGGAAGATAATAGCTTCCCGGGATACGAAGACGGGGTTCTCTCCAACTTGATAAGGCTGTCGAAGGTGATGACGGCCGTCGGGTATGACACGGAGAGCCGCGAGGCCTATTTCGTCGCGCGGCGTGGCGCCCTCGACGCGgccctccacaagctagggttcgagaagcatagcatcgACGACGTGCACAAGATGCAATGGGagattctagagagagaaatcaTCTCGTGGATCGGGATATTCAAGCACTGCCCCTCGCTCTTGGCGAGTGAGGGGAGCCTGACAAGAGCGGTCTTCCCAGACAGCCCTGCCATATTAGGACACCTCCACCTTGCACTAACCCAGTGCGTGAGCGCGACAGTCCTAAACTTTGCAGGGGCTGTCGCACTCACAAAGAGCTCCTCAGAGAAGCTCTTCAAGTTCCTCGACATGTACGAGGCCCTACGGGATGTCATCCCCACCCTGGGCGGGGAGGACGTCCCAGAGGACTGGCGCAATGACCTCAACACCGAAAGCAACATCATCAGATGTCGCCTCGGGGAGGCCATCATCTCCATGTTCTCAGAGCTGGAGACCTCCATCCGGACGGACGCAGGCAGGACGCCCGTCCCGGGCGGCGCCATCCACCCGCTCACGCGATACACCATGAATTACATGAAGCTTGCCTGCGAGTACAAGGAAACACTAGAGCACATTTTCAAGGAGCGCCACCACGGGGAGGAGTCAGAGTCTAAGCCTGGCTCAAACTCCTCCCAGTTCGCGGCGCACATGATCAAGATCATGGAGCTACtcgacgagaacatggaggcgaAGTCAAAGCTCTACAAGGACCACGCCCTCGGGGCGATCTTCTTGATGAACAACGGGAGATACGTCTTGCAGAAGGTACGAGGTTCGAACGAGATAAGTAGCCTAATCGGAGACGTGTATAGCCGAAAGAAGTCGTCCGATCTGAGGCAGTACCACAAGGTGTATCAGAGGGAGACATGGGGGAAGCTGCTGAGCTACCTCCACCCGGACGGCCTCACGTCCCACGGGAAGGTCTCGAAGCCGGTGCTCAAGGAGAGGTTCAAAAATTTCAATGCTATGTTTGATGAGATAAGCCGGACGCAGACGACCTGGGTCGTCTGCGACGAGCAATTGCAGTCGGAGCTGAGGGTTTCGATATCGAACATGGTGGTGCCGGCATACCGATCGTTTGTCGGGAGGTACAGCCAAGTGTTCACGGCGGGGAGACAGACAGAGAAGTACGTCAAGTATCAAGGAGAGGACGTTGAGAATTCGATTGAGGAGCTCTTTGATGGCAAGAAATGA